In Burkholderiales bacterium, a single genomic region encodes these proteins:
- a CDS encoding tetratricopeptide repeat protein — MIGHRKPDHEDALALMRRASEFDARGAHVGAADAWAQAIAADPSLLPARLGLAQAQIRAGRPADALSALAALRETAPAMPAVWLATAVAQSMLGKHGDAIASAERGVSLAPSMAPLHLGLGDVLRQAGRLSHASAAYRRAVELDPANADALNKLATAERTMGRHDRAEALLRDALVLAPRHPYARVNLGTLEAVRGNLDAGRARLAAALDDALLPADAREEARDAVAMIDERRLLDGPIDEAVAGGDPRPIALALRSLDRGAAVDEVLLADLSRIVERLESAPRIDDRFPEGAPASFAWPALEAHHNLKRPRDDAALAHSVALVAGERPVADDDDRDLVHYARIVARASSPDHDDPVAFEAWLRLRHAQLATHRPRLDPGQFSIVNNIVRGARHVPRTPPARIPATLRRVLDELLPRVPGGAWRAVFLYLTVGELHPFTDGNGRTMRLMVNRLLAGAGRYPHLHPPGNDGSIQSAARATADLEPLVDWLSAGSRYAAELDRAWAARDPR, encoded by the coding sequence ATGATCGGACACCGCAAACCGGACCACGAGGACGCGCTCGCGCTGATGCGACGGGCGTCGGAGTTCGATGCGCGCGGCGCGCATGTGGGCGCCGCCGACGCGTGGGCGCAGGCGATCGCCGCCGATCCTTCGCTCCTCCCGGCGCGCCTTGGCCTGGCACAGGCGCAGATTCGCGCGGGCCGTCCGGCAGATGCCCTGTCCGCGCTGGCCGCGCTGCGCGAAACGGCCCCCGCGATGCCCGCGGTCTGGCTCGCGACTGCCGTCGCCCAGTCGATGCTGGGGAAGCATGGAGACGCGATCGCGAGCGCCGAGCGCGGCGTGTCCCTCGCGCCGTCGATGGCGCCGCTCCACCTGGGGTTGGGCGACGTGCTGCGGCAGGCCGGTCGTCTGTCCCATGCCTCGGCCGCCTATCGGAGGGCGGTCGAACTCGATCCCGCGAACGCCGACGCGCTCAACAAACTCGCGACGGCCGAGCGCACGATGGGCCGCCACGATCGCGCGGAAGCGCTGCTGAGAGACGCACTCGTCCTCGCGCCGCGTCATCCGTATGCACGCGTGAATCTCGGCACGCTCGAGGCCGTACGCGGCAACCTGGACGCCGGTCGTGCCCGGCTCGCCGCGGCGCTCGACGATGCGCTGCTTCCGGCAGACGCGCGGGAGGAAGCACGCGATGCGGTGGCGATGATCGACGAGCGTCGCCTGCTCGATGGACCGATCGACGAGGCGGTCGCCGGCGGCGATCCGCGCCCCATCGCGCTCGCGCTGCGCTCGCTCGACCGTGGCGCGGCGGTCGACGAGGTCCTGCTCGCCGACCTCTCCCGGATCGTCGAGCGCCTCGAGTCCGCGCCCCGCATCGACGATCGCTTCCCGGAGGGCGCCCCCGCGTCGTTCGCCTGGCCGGCCCTCGAAGCCCACCACAACCTGAAGCGACCGCGCGACGACGCGGCCCTCGCGCACAGTGTCGCGCTGGTCGCGGGCGAGCGTCCGGTGGCTGACGATGACGACCGCGACCTCGTGCACTACGCGAGGATCGTCGCGCGCGCGAGCTCGCCCGATCACGATGACCCGGTCGCGTTCGAAGCGTGGCTGCGCCTGCGCCACGCGCAGCTCGCGACCCACAGGCCGCGACTGGATCCCGGACAGTTCTCGATCGTCAACAACATCGTGCGCGGAGCAAGACACGTGCCGCGCACTCCGCCGGCGCGGATCCCGGCGACGCTGCGCCGGGTCCTGGACGAACTGTTGCCGCGGGTGCCGGGCGGCGCGTGGCGCGCGGTCTTCCTCTACCTGACGGTGGGCGAGTTGCATCCGTTCACCGACGGGAACGGCCGCACGATGCGCCTCATGGTGAACCGCCTGCTGGCGGGCGCGGGCCGCTATCCCCACCTGCACCCGCCGGGCAACGACGGCAGCATCCAGTCTGCCGCGCGGGCGACGGCCGACCTCGAGCCGCTCGTCGACTGGCTCTCCGCGGGCAGCCGATACGCGGCGGAGCTCGACCGCGCGTGGGCGGCGCGCGATCCGCGCTGA
- a CDS encoding tetratricopeptide repeat protein: protein MNRPPTPAPPHTLALARQAASLEARGAFTEAAAVWARAAASDGAFLPAQLGLAQAHIRTGRPADALPVLDRLRAQAPGLPAAWLATAVAQSMLGRHDDAVEHARRAVALAPAVPAAHLGLGDVLRQAGRLEAASDAYRHAVALAPDDPEANAKAAVIARLARRLDDAEAMLRKALARAPGHPYAQVNLATLLLERGRIEEGEAMLDAASATANLPPDARSEIADARSMLAERASLAAPLAAARSSDDPAPLIAGLRALRRPDTIDRALVDDLERIASGLAASDGSGASFASGAPASSAWFAIEAHHNVLPTRDAGAIARSVSLFAHPERRSGDADLDVLAYARAVASATSSPPDDRDPIALEGWLRLRHAQIVAHRPEIGPGMVKLINNVVGTAVHVPRTAPGQIAATLEAVVEIASRVPGGAPRAVFLYMALLEMHVFADANGRVVRLALNRWLASAGSFPYLRVAESEARLLARARASGDLRPVIECIGGGSRYAAELDRDWAAREAATRS from the coding sequence ATGAATCGGCCACCGACGCCAGCGCCACCGCACACGCTCGCGCTGGCGAGGCAGGCGGCCTCGCTCGAAGCGCGGGGTGCGTTTACGGAGGCGGCCGCCGTCTGGGCGCGCGCGGCGGCATCGGATGGCGCGTTCCTGCCAGCGCAACTCGGACTTGCCCAGGCGCACATCCGCACGGGCCGGCCTGCCGACGCCCTGCCGGTGCTGGATCGCCTGCGCGCGCAGGCTCCGGGCCTTCCGGCGGCGTGGCTCGCGACCGCAGTCGCGCAATCGATGCTCGGCCGACACGACGACGCCGTCGAGCACGCACGACGCGCCGTCGCGCTCGCTCCGGCCGTCCCGGCGGCGCACCTCGGCCTGGGCGACGTGCTGCGCCAGGCAGGCCGGCTCGAAGCCGCGTCCGACGCCTATCGACACGCAGTCGCCCTCGCGCCCGACGACCCGGAAGCGAACGCCAAGGCGGCGGTGATCGCGCGCCTCGCGCGCCGTTTGGACGACGCCGAAGCGATGCTGCGCAAGGCTCTCGCGCGCGCGCCCGGCCATCCGTACGCACAGGTGAACCTGGCCACGCTGCTGCTCGAGCGCGGCCGGATCGAGGAAGGCGAGGCGATGCTCGACGCGGCGTCGGCGACGGCGAATCTCCCGCCCGACGCACGAAGCGAGATCGCCGACGCGCGCTCGATGCTCGCCGAGCGCGCGTCGCTCGCGGCTCCGCTGGCCGCGGCGCGTTCGAGCGACGACCCCGCGCCGCTCATCGCCGGCCTGCGCGCGCTGCGCCGTCCCGACACCATCGACCGCGCGCTCGTCGACGACCTCGAACGGATCGCGTCGGGCCTTGCGGCGTCGGACGGTTCGGGCGCGTCGTTCGCATCGGGCGCACCTGCGTCGTCCGCCTGGTTCGCCATCGAGGCCCATCACAACGTGCTGCCGACCCGCGACGCCGGGGCGATCGCGCGAAGCGTGTCGCTCTTCGCGCATCCCGAACGCAGGTCGGGCGACGCGGATCTCGACGTGCTGGCTTATGCGCGCGCGGTCGCCTCCGCGACTTCGTCGCCGCCCGACGATCGCGACCCGATCGCCCTCGAGGGGTGGCTGAGGCTGCGCCACGCGCAGATCGTCGCGCACCGCCCCGAGATCGGCCCCGGAATGGTCAAGCTGATCAACAACGTGGTCGGAACAGCGGTGCACGTCCCGCGCACGGCGCCCGGCCAGATCGCGGCGACGCTGGAGGCCGTCGTCGAGATCGCCTCGCGCGTACCGGGCGGCGCGCCGCGCGCGGTGTTCCTCTACATGGCGCTCCTCGAGATGCACGTCTTCGCCGACGCGAACGGCCGCGTCGTGCGCCTAGCGCTCAACCGCTGGCTCGCGTCGGCCGGGTCGTTCCCGTATCTGCGCGTCGCCGAGTCCGAGGCGAGGCTGCTCGCCCGCGCCCGCGCGAGCGGGGACCTCCGCCCCGTCATCGAGTGCATCGGCGGGGGAAGCCGCTACGCCGCAGAACTCGACCGCGACTGGGCCGCGCGCGAAGCGGCGACCCGATCGTGA
- the mutS gene encoding DNA mismatch repair protein MutS has protein sequence MQQYLRVKADHPDKLVFYRMGDFYELFYDDAKRAARLLDITLTARGQSAGAPIPMAGVPFHAIEQHLQRMIRAGESAVIVEQVGDPSTSKGPVERRVSRIVTPGTLVDATLLDARASSLLAACVVAGKRAGVAWLDLAAGRLAMVDVASTELSATLERIEPAELLIPDGMAAPSLPRGSPPTRARAAWLFDADAGAKALAKHLGTHDLGAFGADEAPIATGAAGALLDYAAATQLSSIAHLTTLAVERPGTHVALDSATRRNLEIARTLAGERAPTLLSMLDACVTSAGSRLLRDWLMAPLRDLEAASARHDAVERFVGEPALRRRLRETLDDVADVERIAARIALAQVRPRELAALRDTLAALPGLRALLGDIDLPLVRGALDAVDVDARWTALLSSALAAEPSSQVRDGGVIAEGHDAELDELRAIDRDCGAFLADLEARERARSGIPGLKVEYNRVHGFYIEVTHAHAAKVPDDYRRRQTLKNAERYVTPELKAFEDKALSAQERALARERVLFEKLVFALVPAVPAFQKAGGALATLDVLASLADRAEALGLTRPAFTHEARIEIRGGRHPLVERQVEHFIANDVVLAPDRRLLVVTGPNMGGKSTYMRQTAVIALLACCGSFVPAAAATIGPIDAICTRIGAADDLAGGRSTFMVEMTEAAAILHRATPRSLVLVDEIGRGTSTYDGLALAWAIAHRLAETNRALTLFATHYFELTALAAEIPGCANVHFDALETPKDGIVFMHAVEEGPANRSHGLAVAKLAGVPADTVRQARNYLARLDAFAHAGEGQGNLFAAPAGDAADPQTTRAHALADRLAAIDPDALSPREALDALYALKRIGAGEA, from the coding sequence ATGCAGCAGTACCTGCGCGTCAAGGCGGACCACCCGGACAAGCTGGTGTTCTACCGGATGGGCGACTTCTACGAGCTCTTCTACGACGACGCGAAGCGCGCCGCGCGGCTGCTCGACATCACTCTTACCGCACGCGGGCAGTCGGCGGGCGCGCCGATCCCGATGGCGGGCGTGCCGTTCCACGCGATCGAGCAGCATCTGCAGCGCATGATCCGCGCCGGCGAATCGGCGGTGATCGTCGAGCAGGTCGGCGACCCCTCGACGAGCAAGGGCCCGGTGGAGCGGAGAGTGTCGCGGATCGTGACCCCGGGCACGCTCGTCGACGCGACGCTCCTCGACGCGCGGGCCTCCTCGCTCCTCGCCGCCTGCGTGGTCGCCGGCAAGCGCGCAGGCGTCGCGTGGCTCGACCTCGCCGCCGGCAGGCTCGCCATGGTCGACGTCGCCTCGACCGAACTCTCCGCGACGCTGGAACGCATCGAGCCCGCCGAACTGCTCATCCCCGACGGCATGGCCGCTCCGTCGCTCCCGCGCGGCTCGCCGCCGACCCGCGCGCGCGCCGCGTGGCTGTTCGACGCCGACGCCGGCGCGAAGGCGCTCGCGAAGCACCTGGGCACGCACGACCTGGGCGCGTTCGGCGCCGACGAGGCGCCGATCGCCACCGGGGCGGCCGGCGCGCTCCTCGACTACGCCGCGGCCACGCAGCTCTCGTCGATCGCGCACCTGACGACGCTCGCCGTCGAGCGGCCCGGAACGCACGTTGCGCTCGACAGCGCCACGCGGCGCAACCTCGAGATCGCGCGTACGCTCGCAGGCGAGCGCGCGCCGACGCTCTTGTCGATGCTGGACGCCTGCGTGACCTCGGCCGGAAGCCGCCTGCTGCGCGACTGGCTGATGGCGCCGCTGCGCGACCTCGAGGCGGCGTCGGCACGTCACGATGCGGTCGAACGCTTCGTCGGCGAGCCGGCGTTGCGCCGCCGGCTGCGCGAGACGCTGGACGACGTGGCGGATGTCGAACGCATCGCCGCGCGCATCGCGCTCGCGCAGGTGCGGCCGCGCGAACTCGCCGCGCTGCGCGACACGCTCGCCGCCCTGCCCGGCCTGCGCGCGCTCCTCGGCGACATCGACCTCCCGCTCGTCCGCGGCGCACTCGACGCCGTGGACGTCGACGCACGTTGGACCGCGCTCCTGTCGTCCGCCCTGGCAGCGGAGCCCTCGTCGCAGGTCCGCGACGGCGGCGTCATCGCCGAGGGCCATGACGCAGAACTGGACGAGCTGCGCGCGATCGACCGCGACTGCGGCGCATTCCTCGCCGATCTCGAGGCCCGCGAGCGTGCGCGTTCCGGCATTCCCGGACTCAAGGTCGAGTACAACCGCGTGCACGGCTTCTACATCGAGGTGACGCACGCCCACGCGGCGAAGGTGCCCGACGACTACCGGCGGCGCCAGACGCTCAAGAACGCCGAGCGCTACGTCACGCCGGAATTGAAGGCGTTCGAGGACAAGGCGTTGTCCGCGCAGGAGCGCGCGCTCGCCCGCGAACGGGTGTTGTTCGAGAAGCTCGTATTCGCGCTCGTGCCCGCCGTCCCCGCGTTCCAGAAGGCCGGCGGCGCACTCGCCACGCTGGACGTCCTCGCCTCGCTCGCGGATCGCGCGGAGGCCCTCGGGTTGACGAGGCCCGCGTTCACGCACGAGGCGCGGATCGAGATCCGCGGCGGTCGGCACCCGCTCGTCGAGCGTCAGGTCGAGCACTTCATCGCCAACGACGTCGTGCTGGCGCCCGATCGCCGGCTGCTGGTCGTCACCGGCCCGAACATGGGCGGCAAGTCGACCTACATGCGGCAGACCGCGGTCATCGCGCTGCTCGCGTGCTGCGGCTCGTTCGTGCCCGCGGCGGCGGCGACGATCGGCCCGATCGACGCGATCTGCACGAGGATCGGCGCCGCCGACGACCTCGCCGGCGGCCGGTCGACGTTCATGGTCGAGATGACGGAGGCTGCCGCGATACTTCACCGCGCGACGCCGCGAAGCCTCGTACTCGTCGACGAGATCGGGCGCGGGACCTCCACCTACGACGGCCTCGCGCTCGCGTGGGCGATCGCGCACCGGCTCGCCGAGACCAATCGCGCGCTCACGCTCTTCGCGACGCACTACTTCGAATTGACGGCGCTCGCCGCCGAGATCCCGGGCTGCGCCAACGTGCACTTCGACGCGCTCGAGACGCCGAAGGACGGCATCGTCTTCATGCACGCGGTCGAGGAGGGCCCGGCGAACCGCAGCCATGGCCTCGCGGTCGCGAAGCTCGCGGGCGTTCCCGCCGACACGGTGCGCCAGGCACGCAACTACCTCGCGCGGCTCGACGCCTTCGCGCACGCTGGCGAGGGGCAAGGCAACCTGTTCGCTGCCCCGGCGGGCGATGCTGCGGACCCGCAGACGACGCGCGCGCACGCGCTCGCCGACCGCCTCGCCGCGATCGACCCGGACGCGCTCTCGCCGCGCGAGGCCCTCGACGCGCTCTACGCCCTGAAACGCATCGGCGCGGGCGAAGCCTGA
- a CDS encoding GNAT family N-acetyltransferase, which translates to MDEATGLPPPHTGPVAISAHDDVPAGDAATVDAGLTAFNHAAAPLHEVRPLACFARDARGEVVGGALGRTWGDCAEIQELWVDETFRGARIGSRLVRSFEAAAAARGCRTFYLETLDFQAPRFYEKLGYRIVFTLDVLPHGVKRHTMLRRDEDPRR; encoded by the coding sequence ATGGACGAGGCGACCGGCCTGCCGCCGCCGCACACCGGTCCGGTCGCGATCTCCGCGCACGACGACGTGCCTGCGGGCGACGCCGCCACTGTCGACGCCGGACTCACCGCGTTCAATCACGCGGCGGCGCCGCTCCACGAGGTTCGCCCCCTCGCGTGCTTCGCGCGCGACGCCCGGGGCGAGGTCGTCGGCGGCGCGCTCGGCCGCACCTGGGGGGATTGCGCCGAGATCCAGGAACTCTGGGTGGACGAGACGTTCCGCGGCGCTCGCATCGGATCGCGCCTGGTCCGCTCGTTCGAGGCAGCCGCGGCCGCGCGGGGCTGCCGGACGTTCTATCTCGAGACCCTGGACTTCCAGGCACCTCGCTTCTACGAGAAGCTGGGCTACCGCATCGTGTTCACGCTGGACGTCCTGCCGCACGGCGTCAAGCGTCACACGATGCTGAGGCGGGACGAGGACCCCCGGCGCTGA
- a CDS encoding peptidylprolyl isomerase, which produces MNVFRNTVVSLTFRLFDDRNGLIEEAVEPIAYLHGGYSGIFPLVEKALSDKQAGDSVSVTLEPADAFGDYDASLVRMEPVDTLPDDVAVGGYLVSEKDGEEIVWRVTDIAEGKAVLDGNHELAGQRVRFDATVVEVRPATQEEIAHGHVHGAHGHHH; this is translated from the coding sequence ATGAATGTCTTCCGCAACACCGTCGTCTCGCTCACGTTCAGGCTGTTCGACGATCGCAACGGCTTGATCGAGGAGGCAGTCGAGCCGATCGCCTACCTGCACGGCGGTTACTCCGGAATCTTCCCGCTGGTCGAGAAAGCGCTCTCGGACAAGCAGGCAGGCGATTCCGTTTCGGTCACGCTCGAACCGGCGGATGCGTTCGGCGATTACGACGCGTCGCTGGTGCGCATGGAGCCGGTCGACACGCTGCCCGACGACGTCGCGGTCGGCGGCTACCTCGTCTCCGAGAAGGATGGCGAGGAGATCGTGTGGCGCGTCACCGACATCGCCGAAGGCAAGGCGGTGCTCGACGGCAACCACGAACTCGCCGGGCAGCGCGTGCGCTTCGACGCGACCGTGGTCGAGGTGCGGCCCGCGACGCAGGAGGAGATCGCGCACGGCCACGTCCACGGCGCGCACGGCCACCACCACTGA
- a CDS encoding cupin domain-containing protein: MPDQASAPPIAGLAPAAFLRSHWQKRSKLLRAAMPGFTGPFTRGDLVALACRDDVESRLVVRTRGSWLVEHGPFARRRFASLPARDWTLLVQGTNLVDERADALMRRFDFLPFARLDDVMVSYAAPGGGVGPHLDSYDVFLLQGFGRRRWRWGRQRDASFRPGLPLRILARFTPTHDEVLGPGDMLYLPPGDAHDGVAVEACTTYSIGFRAALSSEIAEAFLTRLAERVDLPGRYADPDLAPARSPARISRAMQDQVAQTLSRIRVARAEVDAFLGAWLTEPKAHVTFARPARPPSAPAFARTIARRGVRLDLGTQALYDGRTMYVNGESLSMNPIIRASLARLADRRGLAPREAAVLPREAIAVLHDWHRHGWLHVGSR, from the coding sequence ATGCCCGACCAAGCGTCCGCCCCTCCGATCGCCGGACTCGCCCCCGCCGCGTTCCTGCGAAGCCATTGGCAGAAGCGCTCGAAGCTCCTGCGCGCCGCGATGCCCGGGTTCACCGGGCCGTTCACGCGCGGCGATCTCGTCGCGCTCGCCTGTCGCGACGACGTGGAATCGCGGCTGGTCGTGCGCACGCGCGGAAGCTGGCTCGTCGAACACGGCCCGTTCGCACGCCGGCGCTTCGCGTCGCTCCCTGCGCGGGACTGGACGCTGCTGGTCCAGGGCACCAACCTCGTCGACGAACGGGCGGATGCCCTGATGCGCCGCTTCGACTTCCTGCCGTTCGCGCGTCTCGACGACGTCATGGTGAGCTACGCGGCGCCCGGCGGCGGCGTGGGGCCGCACCTCGATTCCTACGACGTGTTCCTGCTGCAGGGATTCGGCCGCCGACGCTGGCGCTGGGGCCGGCAGCGCGACGCGTCGTTCCGGCCCGGCCTGCCGCTTCGCATCCTCGCGCGTTTCACGCCGACGCACGACGAGGTGCTCGGTCCCGGCGACATGCTCTACCTGCCGCCGGGCGACGCGCACGACGGAGTGGCGGTCGAGGCGTGCACGACCTACTCGATCGGGTTTCGCGCGGCGCTGTCGAGCGAGATCGCGGAAGCCTTCCTCACGCGGCTCGCCGAGCGTGTCGACCTGCCGGGACGCTACGCGGACCCCGACCTCGCGCCGGCCCGCTCGCCCGCGCGCATCTCGCGCGCGATGCAGGACCAGGTGGCGCAAACGCTCTCGCGCATTCGCGTCGCGAGGGCCGAGGTCGATGCGTTCCTCGGGGCCTGGCTCACCGAGCCGAAGGCGCACGTGACCTTCGCGCGGCCCGCGCGGCCGCCTTCGGCCCCGGCCTTCGCGCGCACGATCGCGCGCCGCGGTGTCAGGCTGGACCTGGGCACGCAGGCCCTCTACGATGGCCGCACGATGTACGTGAACGGCGAATCGCTCTCGATGAACCCGATCATTCGCGCATCGCTCGCCCGGCTCGCCGATCGCCGCGGGCTCGCCCCGCGCGAGGCCGCCGTGCTGCCGCGTGAGGCGATCGCGGTGCTCCACGACTGGCACCGCCACGGATGGCTCCATGTCGGAAGCCGCTGA
- the purC gene encoding phosphoribosylaminoimidazolesuccinocarboxamide synthase, giving the protein MHKGAERYKGKAKTVYATDDARYLVMHYRDDVSAFDGAKLAKLEGKGETNNRINAHVMGKLEAAGVPTHFVRLLDERESLVRAMKMIPVECVVRNVCAGSMAKRYGVAEGTRLAEPIFEFFYKSDALHDPLCNDDHIRVLGWASEREIAEMKAITHKVNDVLKPLFANAGVDLVDYKLEFGHPVDDPDGPLTLGDEFTPDGCRLWDATTGEKLDKDRFRRDLGEVIEHYREVGRRIGVPQL; this is encoded by the coding sequence ATGCACAAGGGCGCGGAACGCTACAAGGGCAAGGCGAAGACGGTCTACGCGACCGACGACGCGCGCTATCTCGTGATGCACTACCGCGACGACGTGTCGGCGTTCGACGGCGCGAAGCTCGCGAAGCTCGAGGGGAAGGGCGAGACGAACAACCGGATCAACGCCCACGTCATGGGGAAGCTCGAGGCGGCGGGCGTGCCGACGCACTTCGTCCGGCTCCTCGACGAGCGGGAGTCGCTGGTGCGGGCGATGAAGATGATTCCGGTGGAGTGCGTGGTGCGGAACGTCTGCGCCGGGTCGATGGCGAAGCGCTACGGCGTCGCGGAGGGTACGCGGCTCGCCGAGCCGATCTTCGAGTTCTTCTACAAGAGCGACGCGCTGCACGACCCGTTGTGCAACGACGACCACATCCGCGTGCTCGGGTGGGCGAGCGAACGCGAGATCGCCGAGATGAAGGCGATCACGCACAAGGTGAACGACGTGCTGAAGCCGCTGTTCGCGAACGCCGGCGTCGACCTCGTCGACTACAAGCTCGAGTTCGGCCATCCGGTCGACGATCCGGACGGACCGCTCACGCTGGGCGACGAGTTCACGCCCGACGGCTGCCGTCTCTGGGACGCCACGACCGGCGAGAAGTTGGACAAGGACCGGTTCCGGCGCGACCTGGGCGAAGTCATCGAGCACTACCGCGAGGTCGGGCGCCGGATCGGCGTGCCGCAGCTCTGA
- a CDS encoding MBL fold metallo-hydrolase, with protein MRFASLGSGSEGNGLVVEVGGSRLMIDCGFGVRDAAKRLGRLGLAPGDLHAIVVTHEHSDHVGGVAAFAAKHAVPVWLTFGTLACVGERFAGIDRVFGFDSHESFSVGSIEVRPFPVPHDAREPVQFVLGDGAVRLGVVTDLGTSTPAVERALTGLDALVLECNHDAAMLAEGPYPANLKARIAGRFGHLANDASAALLAALDNSRLKHIVAAHLSKQNNTSALARAALAGALGCTEGWIGIADQDDGFDWREV; from the coding sequence ATGCGCTTCGCGTCGTTGGGGAGCGGCAGCGAGGGCAACGGCCTCGTCGTCGAGGTTGGCGGTTCCCGCCTGATGATCGACTGCGGCTTCGGCGTGCGCGACGCCGCGAAGCGCCTGGGCCGCCTCGGGCTCGCCCCCGGCGACCTCCACGCGATCGTCGTGACCCACGAGCACAGCGACCACGTCGGCGGCGTGGCCGCGTTCGCCGCGAAGCACGCCGTTCCGGTCTGGCTCACGTTCGGGACGCTCGCCTGCGTGGGCGAGCGCTTCGCCGGCATCGATCGCGTGTTCGGATTCGACAGCCACGAATCCTTCTCGGTCGGCTCGATCGAGGTGCGGCCGTTTCCGGTGCCGCACGACGCGCGCGAGCCGGTGCAGTTCGTGCTCGGCGACGGCGCGGTGCGCCTGGGCGTCGTCACCGACCTCGGCACGTCGACGCCGGCGGTCGAGCGCGCATTGACCGGCCTCGACGCGCTGGTGCTCGAATGCAACCACGACGCGGCGATGCTCGCGGAAGGCCCGTACCCGGCGAACCTCAAGGCGCGGATCGCGGGGCGCTTCGGGCACCTCGCGAACGACGCCTCGGCGGCGCTCCTCGCCGCGCTCGACAACTCGCGGCTGAAGCACATCGTCGCCGCGCACCTGTCGAAGCAGAACAACACGTCGGCGCTGGCGCGTGCGGCGCTCGCGGGCGCGCTGGGCTGCACGGAAGGCTGGATCGGCATCGCCGACCAGGACGACGGATTCGACTGGCGGGAGGTCTGA
- the bamC gene encoding outer membrane protein assembly factor BamC: MTSCITLSRPGAIVAVLSLALALAGCESMQMTKRIDYKSTSSSPSLELPPDLTTPRYDDRYSVTTATGLAAQQAGGAARKSELLLTVPDARIARAGNERWLVVKTTPENAWNITRQFWNENGFVLAVEQPALGLMETDWAENRADIPQDLMRRTLGQFADVFFTTYKRDKYRTRVERGAEAGTVEVYLSHRGMEQVPTAKIDNSSPAAFAWALMPPNPDLEAEMLTRLMVKFGTAEPQAVAAVAQAAAQPDRARIEKGSDGVSKLVVDESFDRAWRRVGLALDRSGFTVVDRDRSSGLYFVRYADPDSAAVKRDEGFLAKLMFWKKDEAEKPEQYRIAVVEAARTSLVSVQDPKGAPDKSPTSDRILALLKEQLK, translated from the coding sequence ATGACTTCATGCATCACCCTCTCGCGCCCGGGCGCGATCGTCGCCGTCCTGTCGCTGGCGCTCGCGCTGGCGGGCTGCGAGTCGATGCAGATGACCAAGCGCATCGACTACAAATCGACGTCCAGTTCGCCGTCGCTCGAGCTTCCACCCGACCTCACGACGCCGCGCTACGATGACCGCTATTCGGTCACGACCGCGACCGGACTCGCGGCGCAGCAGGCGGGCGGCGCCGCGCGCAAGTCGGAGTTGCTGCTGACCGTGCCCGACGCGCGCATCGCGCGCGCCGGCAACGAGCGCTGGCTCGTCGTCAAGACCACGCCGGAGAACGCGTGGAACATCACGCGCCAGTTCTGGAACGAGAACGGCTTCGTGCTCGCGGTCGAGCAGCCCGCGCTCGGGCTCATGGAGACCGACTGGGCCGAGAACCGCGCCGACATTCCGCAGGACCTGATGCGCCGCACGCTCGGCCAGTTCGCCGACGTGTTCTTCACGACCTACAAGCGCGACAAGTACCGGACCCGCGTCGAGCGCGGCGCCGAGGCGGGCACCGTCGAGGTGTACCTGTCGCACCGGGGCATGGAACAGGTGCCGACGGCGAAGATCGACAACTCGTCGCCGGCTGCCTTCGCTTGGGCGCTGATGCCGCCCAATCCCGACCTCGAGGCCGAGATGCTCACTCGGTTGATGGTCAAGTTCGGCACGGCCGAGCCGCAGGCCGTCGCCGCGGTCGCGCAGGCCGCCGCCCAGCCGGACCGCGCGCGCATCGAAAAGGGGAGCGACGGCGTGTCCAAGCTCGTCGTCGACGAGTCGTTCGACCGCGCGTGGCGCCGCGTCGGGCTCGCCCTCGACCGCAGCGGGTTCACGGTGGTCGATCGCGACCGCAGCAGCGGGCTCTATTTCGTCCGCTATGCCGATCCCGACAGCGCCGCCGTCAAGCGCGACGAGGGCTTCCTCGCCAAGCTGATGTTCTGGAAGAAGGACGAGGCCGAGAAGCCGGAACAATACCGGATCGCGGTCGTCGAGGCGGCACGCACGAGCCTCGTGTCCGTGCAGGATCCGAAGGGCGCGCCGGACAAGTCTCCCACGAGCGATCGCATCCTCGCGCTCCTCAAGGAACAGCTCAAGTAG